One genomic segment of Catalinimonas alkaloidigena includes these proteins:
- the lpxB gene encoding lipid-A-disaccharide synthase, with protein sequence MKFYIIAGERSGDLHGANLIKALKKEATATADEIHIRCWGGDEMQKAGGDLVVHYREMAFMGFWEVFTNLTTIRKFIQHCKKDILEFQPDVLILIDYAGFNMRMARFAKQHNILTYYYISPKLWAWNQGRAKKIKANVDKMFVILPFEKEFYLKFDYQVEYVGNPLLDAIRDFKPQKGFRQQFGLDERPVIAVLPGSRKQEVSNMLKTMLGLSTFFPDYQFAVAAVNNLPDDMYKDARQQENVHVIEGKTYDILHQAHAAVVTSGTATLETALFEVPQLICYKTSFISYQIAKSLIKVPYIGLVNLIADEEIVPELIQSDFNTSSLQSELRKIVADTPERKAQHNAYQRIKKLLGNERASEKTARLMMQNLKEGKAVKQ encoded by the coding sequence ATGAAATTTTATATTATTGCCGGAGAGCGTTCAGGAGATCTTCATGGTGCTAACCTGATTAAGGCATTAAAAAAAGAGGCCACCGCTACTGCTGATGAGATACATATACGGTGCTGGGGTGGAGATGAGATGCAAAAAGCGGGTGGAGACTTGGTGGTTCATTATCGTGAAATGGCCTTTATGGGCTTTTGGGAGGTTTTTACCAATCTTACAACCATCAGAAAATTTATTCAGCATTGTAAAAAAGACATACTGGAGTTTCAGCCGGATGTCCTTATTCTTATTGATTATGCGGGCTTCAATATGCGCATGGCACGCTTCGCCAAGCAGCATAATATACTCACTTACTACTATATCTCACCCAAACTTTGGGCATGGAATCAGGGAAGGGCAAAAAAAATAAAAGCGAATGTAGACAAGATGTTTGTCATTCTGCCTTTTGAAAAGGAATTCTATCTCAAGTTTGATTACCAGGTGGAATATGTAGGAAATCCACTGTTGGATGCCATCAGAGATTTTAAGCCTCAAAAAGGTTTTCGCCAACAATTTGGTTTGGATGAAAGACCAGTGATAGCAGTTCTTCCGGGAAGTCGTAAGCAGGAAGTGAGCAATATGCTCAAAACCATGTTAGGTTTATCAACCTTTTTTCCGGATTATCAATTCGCAGTAGCAGCGGTAAATAACCTTCCTGATGATATGTACAAGGATGCCAGGCAGCAGGAAAATGTGCACGTCATTGAGGGAAAAACATATGATATTCTTCATCAGGCGCATGCGGCGGTGGTAACTTCAGGTACGGCTACCCTGGAAACTGCTTTGTTTGAAGTGCCACAGCTCATCTGCTATAAAACCAGCTTCATTTCTTACCAGATTGCAAAATCGCTCATTAAAGTACCCTATATAGGACTGGTTAACCTTATTGCCGATGAGGAAATTGTACCGGAACTGATTCAGTCCGACTTCAATACAAGCTCTTTACAAAGTGAGTTGCGTAAAATTGTTGCCGATACCCCTGAAAGGAAGGCACAGCATAATGCATATCAAAGGATCAAAAAATTATTGGGTAATGAAAGAGCCTCGGAGAAAACCGCCAGGCTTATGATGCAAAATCTAAAAGAAGGAAAAGCTGTAAAACAATAG
- a CDS encoding Gfo/Idh/MocA family protein, whose protein sequence is MDTRRDFMKKAGVAGLSISLPNFNMHQKPTAPEGKKIGIIGLDTSHSPAFTKMFNHKTQDSKLKGYQVVAAYPYGSKDIPSSVERIPKYTEEVKALGVEIVDSIDQLLEKVDFILLETNDGRPHLEQGLQVLKAGKRMFVDKPVTASLHDAIALYEAAEEYNTPIFSSSSLRYLQKAQDVRHKQLAGEVTGAMTFSPASLEEHHPDLYWYGIHGVEILFTVMGTGCRRVQRFATPDTDIVVGTWNDGRLGTFRGSRTGKHDYGGIAFGTEQTVNLGPFEGYQKLVYKIVEFFESGTPPVSPQETLEIYAFMEAADESKRQDGSEVSINYVMNKARNS, encoded by the coding sequence ATGGACACCAGAAGAGATTTTATGAAAAAGGCCGGTGTAGCTGGATTATCAATAAGTTTACCCAACTTTAATATGCATCAAAAGCCCACTGCCCCAGAAGGAAAGAAAATTGGTATCATAGGCCTGGACACATCACATAGCCCGGCTTTCACCAAAATGTTTAATCACAAAACACAGGATTCAAAGCTAAAAGGATATCAGGTCGTGGCGGCCTACCCCTACGGAAGCAAAGATATTCCCAGTAGCGTGGAGCGTATTCCAAAATATACGGAAGAGGTTAAAGCACTGGGCGTAGAAATTGTTGATTCTATTGATCAATTGCTGGAAAAAGTAGATTTTATACTGCTGGAAACCAATGATGGCCGTCCTCATCTGGAACAAGGATTGCAGGTACTCAAAGCTGGCAAAAGGATGTTTGTGGATAAACCGGTGACAGCTTCTCTTCACGATGCGATCGCTTTATATGAAGCAGCTGAAGAATACAATACACCTATCTTCTCTTCTTCTTCTTTACGCTATCTTCAAAAAGCACAGGATGTGAGACACAAACAACTAGCTGGTGAAGTTACTGGTGCCATGACCTTTAGCCCGGCTTCACTGGAAGAGCACCACCCTGATTTATACTGGTACGGCATACATGGCGTCGAGATATTATTTACTGTTATGGGTACAGGTTGTCGTAGGGTGCAACGTTTTGCTACTCCTGATACAGATATTGTGGTTGGCACCTGGAATGATGGTCGTCTCGGAACCTTTAGAGGCAGCAGAACCGGTAAGCATGACTATGGTGGCATTGCATTTGGGACTGAACAAACCGTAAATTTAGGTCCATTTGAAGGATATCAGAAGCTTGTTTACAAAATTGTAGAGTTTTTTGAAAGCGGTACTCCACCGGTATCACCTCAGGAAACTTTAGAAATTTATGCTTTTATGGAAGCCGCTGATGAAAGTAAACGACAGGATGGTTCGGAAGTAAGCATAAATTATGTGATGAACAAAGCCAGAAACTCTTAA